The Hermetia illucens chromosome 2, iHerIll2.2.curated.20191125, whole genome shotgun sequence genomic interval AAGAAACCCGTGGGcggttaaattactttctaaatacGGGGACAAATTTACGCTTACACTTACGAACACTACAATTGAATGCATCCACGTCGACACTTAGAAAATTCGAGTTAGTGAAATTGGAAACATGGACTAGGCTcaattaaagtcgataaaaagtcTATTTCTTGGTTAAATCCTGGCAAGAGGAGAAAATAACACGCAGAACAGTGTCTTTCCGAAACACTTTCCGCTGGTGTTTTTGAGTCCGGAAATAGAGACAATAACGCCCCCATTTCCAGGTAAATGATAACAATGATTCTATTTATCTGATCACTCCATGCTTTTTGCGTAGCATCTTTCACTGAAAGTTGTATAAAGTCATGAAACTAATTCTTGGTAAAATGGTACGATATCAAATATCTTTGTCGCTTGTACGAATTTTCACTagaatttcaatcaaatttttgaaaattgagaatattgaaattttagATAAATGAAAGTAACTTGGATGGAAATAAAGACAGATTCTTAAACGGTAGGTTTTACCTGGATACGAGATCATAAGGTTTGTTTTAAACTAGGAAgcactttaatttttttctgcacCGTATACCATCAAGATTTCACTGCATGCGATTAATGAAATGAACGAAGGGAGTGACTCGAAAGAGTATGAGGGAAGACATATGGGGGTGGACTTGAATTGTGCCAGTATCATGGATAAGAGATTCAAAAGTGATAGTGCCctttactttttttaaattaatattagcTAAACTTGATATCGTGATCAAAGTggtcaaattattttttttataaatttgtttgtttttgttaaaaCTTCTTTGTTGTTTAAATCTCAATCATTCATAAGATGggaagattttcgcgagcaaaataaagtgggctgtcgtagcggaaggtcgcggttcgaatctcactgttgcagagggatttgttatagtgactggatgtcgaatgccagttgactcagctgtggataagtgcctgagtcaagtcaggggGTAATCATCTCGGACGAGTGCAATActgccattcacaacacagccctccgcaacacctataaaggcgaaatggatgccgcaataactgcagtcaacagagatcctggagatgaagcatcaacaaatgatcttctcatcaacctgaagaacgttatcattgataaagATAACTGTCCCCAGCACCAaggaaagtcggaacggctggtttgacgatgaatgtaagctagcaaggtagcggaagaATGGTACATACTGAGTAAGGTTGCATTCctaaaaaacgcgggcacgcgtagagacttatcacgaactccgtggagtggagaagcgacttcgcagaaagaaaacggaagcctgggagaaccaacaagtctgtgaactagaaaagtacagagagcaaccgcaccaggcgcggaagttttaccaacaggtcagcaggatgaagccttatacacctcgatgctcatcctgccgacgcaatgggcatattggagcgatgggttgagtattttgatgaactgctcaacaaccaaaatatcggcgagttggaggtcccgtcaactgaagacgacggacaaatactgccagcactaagcatagaagaaatgttcagtgcaattcatcggcttaaaaagtaTAGGCCCCCAGGAGCCCAttgaattatagccgaattggttaaatattgaggcgaccaattacaccaaacgtCAACTATTGGgcaacgctgacgatatcgacatcatgagaagaacaactcgagatgtacaggCTCCCTttatccagatggagcaggcggcgtgagatctcgggctgcgcaTTAATGTAGGCAAGATGAACCTAACCTTCGAAACTCCTCCTAAATACAACTTATGGTACCACTAATTGCATTCCACACTCGCTTATCATTTCCACTTGTAAGGGTCTTGTCGAGACAAGTTGAAGCTATTCTTTTTCGTTTGCAAATCTCGGACATACGAAGAGTATGTGCTCCAGGCCATCGTATTCGTTTTTACACTCAGGACAGTCCACCATGTCCAGTTAGAAATTAGGTCAAGTGATAGTGGACATCGTCATGGCTGCGCATAACTCAAAACTAGATGTTTGGAATCAGCTTGTACGTCCATCTCTTCTTGTGAGGATCATCCCAACGTTCCCGCCACACCCTGATTGTGTACTCTTTCTCTTTTCGTCGATCTTCGGCATTATGGTTACTACGTGCTTTCCAATTATATAGTGTTCGCAACTCCCCAGCTAAAATCATCTATCAATGGGCGCCATTCCCGCAATCACAGAAGCTGCTGACGTTGTTCGCAATGCTTAACGCCGTCAGACGATATATTGAAGATAATTTTATCCTATATACGTGAACATTAAGCGCTTTTGTCCAAATGCGTGCCGCATACTgtaaaatggatgaacacacCCTGGCTAGCAATAGCCTCCTTGGTGGGTTGGGTCCTCCAACACTTTGCTTCTTGTCACTTAGCGCAGCTATAACTTTCGTTGCTTTCTCGACGGCGTAGCTCAAGTATTCCTTGAAGATCAATCGATGATTCAGAATAACGCCGAGGTATTCGATGAAAGGCTGGGATTCTATCACATGCTGTCCGAAACCAtagaatttctttcagtttagGGTATTGCTGAACTCTGTTTTCTGCCAAATCTAATCCATGTGATACATTCTTTAGGTGTTTGTCCATTACAACAATTTCAATGTTGTCTGCATAGCTGATAAGGGCAACTTCTCGCGAGAGTTTGATTCGCAGCACATGGTTATACATCACATCCTAGAGCAGTGGGCCTAACACTGACTCTTGAGGCACTCCGCCGGCTACCAAGTATTCAACTGGGCACGTCAGTGTCATAGAGGAGTtttctatccacgaaataaTTTCTGATGATGAGGGTGATGCCACCTTGCCATGTTGTAcctgcaattgcttcctctgccAGATTGACTACTGCGTTGATAACATCCACCGATAATCGGCcggagcagcctgttgcatataCTGCGCTCCAGCAACTTTCCCATAATGTCCAGCAAACAAATGAGACGATACGACGATGGCTTTTCAGATGGTTTGCCCCTCTTTGTTAGCAGTACCAGCATTTCCCTTTTCCACTTGCACTTGCGGTATTCCGTCCAACCCAGGTGCTTTTTGAGCCTTAACCTTTTTCGCAGGCAGTATTAAGCTCATCCTCTGTTAAACTTGGGATATCCTTTGTGAGATGCTCTCTTTCGACCGCAATAGTGCAATAAAACCGGAAACTTTATTTGCGGAGCCGTGTTTCCTTTCAATTTAACCATTACCGTTCTTCttcccacgggttgatgtctgCCTCTTCGCTTGACTTGTTTTGTACCTCGTCTTTCTTGGTGCAATTTCCTGCTCTTCATGTGCGCATTGGTAATTTCTTCTCGCTTGCAGGTATTGGCACAGTCGCCATTCCACCTCGGTTTCGGTAATCTGTGAACGTTATTTCTTGCGCCTTGGCATACAGGCATCACACAGGCTCAGCGAGCATGTTTCTGGCAATTTGCTAAGATTTTTCAGTCGCTGTACCCGTTAGTACAGAAATATCCTTAAATATTTCAGTGAACATTTCCGTGTCAAATATCTTTGAACTCTACTAATTCGAAGGCACTATATACCACTGGCTTTCCGGAAAGTATAAGCACTTCCCATATTAGCAAAAACAATGTCTAGTGAAGAAAAAGCTTGGAGCAAAGTCCGCCCATGCTGTTAGAATCCTTGTTTCCCCACTCGGTGGCCCATGCTTTGAAGTCTCCGCGATGACAATAGATCAGACGTTGCGGTTATTTCTTCGAACGGGTATCGTCCTGTCGTCCAATTTGTGCATTTTCCACTTTTGTCGGTGGCCCATGCCGTGTTATCGCTAATAATCGCCACGTTCACATCGAGCTCTTGCAGTGACTAGCTCAAAAGATCAGGTGCGGCCTGACAATGGTTGAGATTCATCTGAATAAAGCTCATTTAGTCTTTGCTTTTGGTTCCCTCCTAAACAACGGGCATTTTTCGTTTCCAGTGGCGTGGCCTTTATCATCAAAACCTGCATCTTTACAAAACATGCATTCAGGTCTTTCTCACAATTTCGTGCcaggtatccttcttcgccaCACCGCCTGCATTGGTCAGACCTAtcttgcttttttttttgaggaggtggaaatcttcaaaagacactggtctggatataccagcgtgtgagatttttacccactaaaacgacccccgactccctccctgccccgcggaaccaccataaggtattacatcacggggcagagtcagctcactctagcttaattccATTTCTTTtacacgcggcgcacgtgaccgcgcttttctcctttcctctgcttttcggaatttatcttgaatagatgcaatcatcgagttgaccgcatcccaattctcttaatgtgctagcattttcggcactagattttctggtaccagcacctttcctagagtctcctctagattcctcctttcttccacaaatctcgggcagtggaagaatatatgctctgggtcttctgggacCCCATCAGAATTTGGACAATCGAGTGAGgtcttcaatttaaacctgtgaagatattggagatatcctccatgtcccgtgagaaactgggtgagattataattaatctcaccgtgtcgtctctccaaccactccttgatggcaggaatgagcctgtgagtccaccgcccctttcccgagcgttcccaccgctcttgccatctatttatggatttctccctctCATTCTTCtttgtctgcaataagggagagattggcttcgcattgcatATAtgcgccatctcatctgccaagatgtcaatcggcatcattccagagatgacgaatgctgcatcatctgagacagtcttgaaggcagagcataccctcaaggctgtcctcctgtatactgtaCTCAATTTGTTAGTGTTGACTGACATCTGCAATgtctcgctccaaactggggtcgcatagagcatgattgaagtcaccaccctggctatgagcaacctagaggtatgccgtggccctcccacgttcggcatcatcctcgccagggccatactagcagtggacgatctatcgcaaacGTACTGCACATGCTGCTTATAACTGAACTTcatgtctatcaccacccccaagtatttgatggtcggcttggaagtgatgatacgattcccgattcttatgcaggcgtagtttctcttccggcgcgtcttgatgaggaccgcttctgttttttcctccgccagtgtcagacctgagctctttagccaacttttaatagcactgattgcttcgtttgagtataactcagcatcttcgaaatgctttgcgacaacaaccagtgcaatgtcgtcagcgtaatccaccactgtggcttcctccggaaggggaagattaaatacatcgttgtgcatgatattccacagaagtgggcccaatacgaagccctgcgggacacccgcggaaacgacgtactcctgcggtccgctatcagtgtcgtaccagagcctcctttcagttaaataactatcgacaattgcggcgagataagcgggaataccaactttcGCTACGGATTTCCGAatgagattccaattggccgaattgaatgcattggggggtataatattttctattataaatataattatTGGTAATGCAATTATGATTGTTATATGGGAGACAGTTGGAGAGTGCCCCTTCTTCCCTTAATGGAAGAGTTTTCACATGGATAGAGCTGCGAGACTTCCTACGTAACCACCGCACTCATCCTTCTTCGGGCTTACGTTGAAAAGTTCACACTTTATtatgatgatataaaaatctCCACTTTGAGGCTCAACACctagaaaaatgaaatgaaaagattgTGATTGGATGCCAATGACCAGTTCTTATCTACGCATAACTACCCTCAAGTGCATTAAGACGGGCCTTCCTCATTAGCACTTTGGTCCGGTGAGAGATACTCAACATATACAACAGTATAAGGAGGTCATCCAGCGTGTCAGATCCGAAGAAtctctttttttttgcatcaattgtgccTCTATAGGGTAGAATATATGGGGAGAGCGATTTTTTAATACtccgagtcgttcggaaattacagcgttaaacaggtaaaagaTCACATGCCAGGTTAATGCCGATTACCGTTATAAAGTATTCATTGGTTCGAATGACGATCGAATGatttcgctaaaaaaacaagaattgaagccaaggcattacatgtgtttcttgaaaaaacctaaggtttatggactaggtataggagATTaaagtcagttaagattttatggttacaaATCACatcttactttttaaatgcgtttttctcgaaactgcaagttgaaaatctgctgtcaccatagcccaaaatctatccaacgaaattcattgaaaatgtCCACGactatttagaacatatttctacgatttggaaactaggataattgctagtcgaaataataaaaaaaaattgttttttctttttcgctggtgtagatatatttatttttgcaaataccgatgtttcgggaaccacttgttcccttcatcagtgctaacaagtcccatTTAAATTGGGTTACTGATAGTAAAAGGTGCATTGTTTACAGTCCCgttttaatttaattgtttgTGTAAGTATTTAACCTTCTATTGCTTCTTAAAGTTTGAAGGCGATCAAGGTCAGGTCCAGTGTTGGTTCCTATCATGTGGTTCTGTGTGACTATTACATACTAAAACTACCTCCTTTACATTCCTTCCTCCCAGCGGAACTGTTCTAAGTTGCTCTTATCTGAACTTTCTTCCGCCTACCTCTTTGTCTGTCGACAGCCACAGTGTGGGACTTTATCCCCTTAGAACCACTTCTCATCATGAACTATGACCCACGGAACTGCTGCTTCTACTGGTAGAAATATTCTCTACCTCTCAGTTTTTCGAAGCTCCTGGTGAATGCGGCTTGTAACGACTGAATGGACTGGGTGATGATCTAAAGCCTATTCTGGGTAGCCGGAGTCGACCTAGAAATTAACCTCGAAAGTCGCTcatgggtcatttaatccgtccTTATACCAGAATCTGAAACACAAACAAACTTCGGGATATCGCGTGTGTCTACCGGAATTAAATACACGAACCAAAactggaaattaaaaaaaaaaataataattgctcGAACCCTGTCTTGGCAATCTTAGGCTATTAAATGGAGGCCAGGTATGACAGTTTCACTTGTATAACTTTTCAACGCTTCTCCTAGAGGTCTATCTTACTTCActtaatttccaccaaaatctAATCCTGGGGGTTAATTGCAAGGTATCTATAATAGGCTGCCTACTTGACTCTTTTGCAATATGGACTAATTTATAAGCTTAAAAATATCCCAAACTTCTACCCACACTTCTACAGGTTGATCTTTAATTTTCTGGGTGGAAAGTTATGTCAAGTAGAATTAAGAGCAGCTCTCCTCTCTAAACACCAGTCCTGTTGGCACTCGACAAGGCTCCAGTTCCCCGCAATCCATCCCGCTTTTTAAGGTGGATATTTTTGAGCCTGTACAAAGGGCGTAATATACGCGCATGTTCGGCTGAATTAATTTTTAGATGAACTTGAACAAGTGGAAACTAGTTTTTAAATATCAACaaagttgatttttttatgtGGAAATAGTATAAGGTAGACTTGGAAAATGTTTGCCAAGATTTCGTTCCTCAATATTAATTCAATTACCATTCCTACAGTTAAATAAGTCGTTAATTTAGGCGTCATGATCGCTACCGATTTCTACAATATCCCTCCCCTTAGCAAGGGTTAAAACTGCCGCTTTACTACAACTGGGACTTTTGACTATCAATAACGGCTGGTAACTGGTTTCTGGAGTGTACGcaagctcctcgacaacggtatcgagtGCCACCAAAATCGTTATTTTTTCCAATTCGTGGAGGAATTCCAGCAATATAGACTACACAGTCTGGGCTTCAGTAAAGTCAGATGGTGGGTTTATGGAAAGTGGTGGCAGACGCGATTACGGTGTTGGACCACTGCAGACAACTATAATTACTTATGAGTACTGGACCGTCATTAAAGGTTCCTAGTCCTCTGGCGCAGATGAAGTTGTCAGTCACTTCTGAAGAGGGCGTTACAAACTTGGTCGACTGTGAAAACGTGGAAATTCGGTGATAgatcgatgaatgtaagctcttGCAGTATCTGCAGAGTTGCTATTTTGATTCATTCGTAAGTGCTGGACATGTTTTCTAATGGGTGGAAAAAAGGCATAATCGCTAAAATTCTCAGGGAGGGCATTCGTCCTGAGGGCGGCACCTGGATGGGATTTTCGATgcgagaaaaatttcgaaagctTGGTCAGCAGCAAGTAGGCTAGTTTCTGTTCTGGATCCTTTTGTGCTGGTCACATTTAcatcattttaatcaggttaCTACTCCACTTGCTTTATATAATTTCCTATAGCGTGGGGTATTCCACAGAAActaattactattatttttaatGCACTCGCTTCTCTCTCACTACTTTTTTCTATTTATCTGCGACATTCCTTATACTACCTTTGCTGAAAAACAGAGAGATTCAGTAGACCATGTTATCCATTCTCAAACACCTCCACAACTCGgatgatatctgcttgctcTTTCATAGaatcatggatcttggccaaatggctcctgATTTGAGGAAAGAAACAAGCAcaatcggactgaagataaaccccGCTAAAACTACGGTCTTCAGTCTCataggtcatcgcactctttctATCTGGGCAGGACGACGAATGAGTTGATCAATTTCTGTTTGCTATTTGTATTATAGAAAGCGTTGACTCTACGAAGGCGGCACTGAACTTTTTTTTACCCAATGCATTAACCGCGCTAGATACCCCGTTTTGTCCAGTTTGGGAATGCATTTCAATATTAATGTTAAGTCAAGGCTGTTTTGGCCCAGCGTTTGTTCTATGGGGATGGAAAATAGAAAGTGTCCGCCACTAATattcaaaagttttttttttattcaaaagtcTACGCCGTATTAGTTGGTTTTTTTGTCCTAAGACAATAACTAATTGATAGTTTGTTACATACACATGGACGCCGACGgcgccgacgagtgggtcgccttaGAAGTATTTGGCATAGAATAGTTGAAGAGGAAGAAACTTCTGGGAAAATTGTGCAGGAAGCTACAGCACATTGGCGGGAGTCCACAGCGCAGCAAcgtgggtgtggttgacgtatTATACTACACATTAGGGTACTTTGTCAAACACATACAAATGTATATGCAGATAACCGTTCATTCGGCACAGATAGTGTATTTCTATACATTGGCAGGCGCACCCATTCTCAATGCGTCCCTCCACCTAAAAAAATGGCTCACGCCGCCCATAATTCAAGAAGCTCGACCTTCCAAAAAAACCACAATATCCGACTCTCTCAACCATTTGATCCCAGATTTTTTTTggtagtagggtaggtgaatgcgtttacgcacagagttttggactcccgcaacagctggcggactaccaactaaacacctccctgtcatcggagaactaacctggaaccgtttgacatattacttcgggctagtgcTCCCGCTCTCCaggcttagaagttgggtaaggaagtaatcaatctcaacaTGCGTTccgttcaaccacgggtctaatttatcaatgagccgcgcagtccacctgccccttggctcattttgccaagaaagttgccactcggtaagcgTGCGTTGCCGTTCCTCACGGGTAACCACCTCTCTTAGGTTTTCGgctttacggcggtagatagctttgcgctccttggcaaggagggcaacggggatcactttcgcgatcaccatcacaaccggttcggagacggtgcgataagcagacgccacttgcaaagctccccccctctgcacttgagcgaggcgtttacgatgcacctccttgtcaagggcatcagcccatacctccgcaccgtaGAGAAGAACctactgcgttgctcccatgaggagacgtcttctagttgatatagggcccccgacattcgccattagccgactcaaggctgcgactccagctgcagccctgtccgctggtactttgatttgctcgaagaagctcatcttcgagtcgagcattaaaccaaggtcaAGTaccttggttttgactctatagtcaactcgccgatcgatatgcgacgcaaggtcgggattctcccaGATTTGATACAATTTTCTGAAACTACCCAAAATTTCttgtaaatggatattttttcaattgcagaGGTCATAAACACTTTGAAGATATAACTGTTTGAATTTTaaggaaatttcaaaatagattttttatctaaaattcaATGTGTTATTATaacgggacaccctgtatagTTATAACCTTAAATTATGTTAGCTGCTAAAGTTTcttatttatgaataaaaatattGTTGCTGTGTGGAAATCTACTAATAAACATGGTTTAAAATGTTCATATCCCATTTTGGAACTATATTCAATAATTATTAGACTTCTTTGTGTACTGGAAGAAAATACGTAATTACGTTTTCCTTCTGGAAAAACTTTTCCGTATTACTGTTCactgagtttttttttgtaggacGAAAGTTGATGTTTTTAAAAGAAGCATTGATAACTTCAGTTAATTTTATGATAATTGCGGTTCTTAGATAATCAGCACCCGTTGTCTAATTTAATATTCGCAAAAGGCTATCTACCtaattaaaagaaaactatCTTTTCAACATTTGTGAAATTAACAGCCTCAATAATGATAGGAATTGATgtatgaaaaagtatgttttggTCAATCTGCCCATTCGCTGGGAATAAAAAATTAATCTTAACAAGTATCAAATCTTTGACCTCGAGATCAGTCATGGCCGCTATTGACCGCGAATTTATCCGATGCAGTCAGTGCATATGTTCACACAGTTAATGCCCAAGTGCACCGTCGTATATCATTAGCTCTTCAGTTGATAAAACCAGTACCTGCGACTGCTCATCGCGCGATTGATCTCCATTAAATAGGGCTTATATTGTTACCGTATCAAGGTCCTGTGCAGAAGAATGTCAACAGCACCTGATCAGTTTCCAGTTTTTAACTAGTTTTGTGTGACGTGCGAAGATGCTGCATTCGAACTGCAACCTTGATCTAGCCTCTTGGATTTCTGATCGAGAGAATATAAAAACTCGATTGAAGGTCTATGTCATGAACAGTGTCTTCATTGACCAGCTCAAGTGCAAGTTCAAGTGCAACTCATCAACTCCTTCAACATGTTCAAATTCGTAATAGATAACTCACATGAAAATTAGTGACTTTTCATCTAATTGATTTCTAATCTAAATTTCAGGTGATTACTTTCGCTGTTTTGGCCGTTGCTGTAGCCTCAGCTGCTGAGTACTTTGCAGCTCCAGCCCTCCAGGCTAGATATGCAGCTCCATACATCGCTCCACTGCAATCTGCTCCATTGGCTTTGGCTACACCATTGGCTGCACCTTTGGCTTCTCCTTTGGTCTACACAAAACTCGCTTTGCCCGCAGCCGCTGGATACTCACAATATAGCAGCATTGCAACACCAAATTCCTACAGCGAACAATATAAGGCTGAACAGAAGCCTTTGGCTTATTCCTCAATCATTTACTAAAAGAATCCAACTGACTGGGATGTgattaaaagataaataaatacaGTTTTGGCACAAATgaatttgttttcaattttcgtcgGTATACTTATAAGTGCTTATTTAGTCGATATGTTGCTTAAAGCTATAATTTGCTAAGTTAGGATTATCAATGTTGCTAGACGCTTCGCCTATCTGAGTGGTGAAGGACTCTGATCTGGCATGACAGATAGTATCGGCTGAGGCACTATATAAAGCGTCATGAGGTACACTAGCTCTGCGAGAGGAAGAAGGCAAATCTTTCTGAGATAACCGCGGATTTGGAAAAGACGGTTGGAAAGAAACTGGTTAGGAGATGCTAAAAAAATGTTATTCTCATCCCAGTGTTAAAAATGGGTTCAGAAAGATACATGGCAAATTGAATTATcgcctgacacagttccttacggcaCACTGGGGTGTTGTGTAAATATTTGCATAACTTCGGATTGAACGTGTTTTCCAACTGTCGCAAATGAGCTGCTACACCTTAGGATCTAGCGCACATTGTGTTCCATTATTCGAAGTTCATGGGGTGAGGACAGAGGCCGAGCGAAAACTTCAATATAGCTGTCGGAAACCAACTTCTAGAGGAAAAGGAGTACT includes:
- the LOC119649538 gene encoding uncharacterized protein LOC119649538, with translation MFKFVITFAVLAVAVASAAEYFAAPALQARYAAPYIAPLQSAPLALATPLAAPLASPLVYTKLALPAAAGYSQYSSIATPNSYSEQYKAEQKPLAYSSIIY